The genomic region TTGCCACACAGCTCACAGGCGTAGGCTCTCTCTTTAGAGTGGATTTTCTCATGGTCAATGGCATTGGATTTCTGGGCAAAAGCCTTTCCACATACGTtgcatttataaggcttctctcccgTGTGTGTTCTCTGGTGTTTGACAAGATCTGACTTGTAGATGAATGCTTTTGCACAATTGTTGCAGTTGTACGGCTTTTGTCCGGTGTGAATTTTTTTATGTTGAAGGAGGGTTGAGCCCTGTTTAAACGACTTCCCACATTTATCACATTCATAGGCTTTCTCTTCATTGTGAATTTTCTTATGATTAATGCAGGCGGATTTCCAGGAAAAGCCTTTGCCACATGTTTGACACTCAAAGGGTTTCCCTTCCGTATGCGTTTTCTGGTGTTGGACAAGGTTGGGCTTTTGCTTGTAGACTTTCCCACATTCGTCACATTCATAGGATTTTTCTCCTGCATCAGTGTTCTGAGGTTCATCAGTCCTCCTCTTCTTGCTGAATGCCCGTCTACGTGTATCATTTCCAAAGGATTCCTCAACAGCTTGTGTCCTCAGGGGGCTCTGGAGGTGTGACTttgaactgagtgactttcgctggGCATTCCACAAAAATTGGTTTTCTTTCAGCTTAGATGGATCATTGCCAATTCTTCTTTTGTATATGTTGCACGTATTATTTCTTACATAGCTTTTCGTGTCTAAACTATGCTTCAGATGTCTTCCGCATGCGTCCCCTTCGCGGAGCCTGGCCCTTGAGGGGACACCGCTCGGCAGGAAGATTTCTTTAGTTCTGTCCCGCTCAAGGTCTCCATGCTCAGTCAGTGTCTCCGGGTTGACGGACGCAGCTTCAGTCTTGAGGCTCTGCTCTCTGCCCTGGAATCTCCCCCTCTGCTCTTCAAAGGCCCAGTCTTTTTCTAAAACAGAATACAgagaaatggacttccctggtggtaagtGGGTAAGAAtactcctgccaacgcagggagcTCGTGTTTgcttcctggtctgggaagattccacatgccacaggggaCTAAGCCCGCAGGCGTGCCCAGCTGCCGAACCCgcctgctccagagcccaagctcCGCACCAGGAGAGGCCCGAGCACCGTGGCTGGGGAGCAGCCCTCTGGCTGCAACCGGAGAAACGCCTGAGCAGctacgaagacccagcacagccagaaataaataaatcacataattaaaaaaaaaaaaaagagtacaaagAAATGCTCTGTGTGAATGCCCCCACTCACATGATTGAATGAGATATTGTAAATTC from Muntiacus reevesi chromosome 2, mMunRee1.1, whole genome shotgun sequence harbors:
- the ZIM3 gene encoding zinc finger imprinted 3; the encoded protein is MAPPEGVQAARAPSLVANDLWILAHPPPCLRNQPLSSRRSQDTCHLSLLHFAALFLPESVMARKEQEMSNIQVRNVLQGGVTFEDVAVALTQEEWQRLSPEQRDLYKDVTLENFRNLVSVGGEEAAKPEVILRLEIGEEPWTVETQGLRSCGPAEKDWAFEEQRGRFQGREQSLKTEAASVNPETLTEHGDLERDRTKEIFLPSGVPSRARLREGDACGRHLKHSLDTKSYVRNNTCNIYKRRIGNDPSKLKENQFLWNAQRKSLSSKSHLQSPLRTQAVEESFGNDTRRRAFSKKRRTDEPQNTDAGEKSYECDECGKVYKQKPNLVQHQKTHTEGKPFECQTCGKGFSWKSACINHKKIHNEEKAYECDKCGKSFKQGSTLLQHKKIHTGQKPYNCNNCAKAFIYKSDLVKHQRTHTGEKPYKCNVCGKAFAQKSNAIDHEKIHSKERAYACELCGNTFIQQKNLIQHRKIHTGEKCYECDRCGKAFFQKSNLHSHQRMHSEETPYQCQECGKFFSRKLGLRLHTKIHTGQKPHECFECGKVFLDTSYLIKHQRRIHNRYTPLAH